The Mercurialis annua linkage group LG2, ddMerAnnu1.2, whole genome shotgun sequence genome contains a region encoding:
- the LOC126670635 gene encoding uncharacterized protein LOC126670635: MANISVLSLIDVSFDMDEALTLPPNFGHQISESNTLVDEMPTVTSSAHDVCSICMEGFEECVRIGKKVACGHVYHAPCISSWLSNCNSCPLCRFDIFPAAK, from the coding sequence ATGGCAAATATATCAGTCTTATCATTGATTGATGTCAGCTTTGACATGGATGAAGCTTTAACTCTGCCTCCAAATTTCGGGCACCAGATCTCAGAATCGAACACTTTGGTCGATGAAATGCCGACAGTAACATCATCGGCCCATGATGTTTGTTCGATTTGCATGGAAGGTTTTGAAGAATGTGTAAGAATTGGGAAGAAAGTGGCTTGCGGCCATGTTTACCATGCACCTTGTATCTCTTCTTGGCTTTCTAATTGTAATTCTTGCCCTCTTTGCCGGTTCGATATCTTCCCTGCTGCAAAATAG